GCTCCTCGCGTCGCTCACGCCGAGTCCGGGGGCGGCGCACGTCCGCGCCGCGGAGCTGCTCCATTTCGTGGGGCTCGCCGGTCACCGCGACGCGACGGCCTCGGTCCTGTCGTACGGCCAGCAAAAGCTGCTCTCGCTGGCGATGGCGCTCATGCGGCGGCCGCGTCTTGTGCTCCTGGACGAGCCGGTCGCCGGCGTGAACCTCACGGTGATCGAGCGCATCAAGGAACACATCCGGGCGCAAAACGCCGCCGGCGTGACGTTCCTGATCATCGAGCACAACATGGACGTGATCATGGAGCTCGCCGACCGGCTGTATTTCCTGGCCGAGGGGCGCGTGGTCACGGAGGGCGCGCCGGAGGCGATCCAGCGCAACGAGGAGGTCCTCCGCCTCTACTATGGGCGCTGACAACGCGGGCCTGCTCGACGTCGCCGACGTGCACGGCGGCTACGGCCAGCAGGAAGTCCTGCGGGGGTTGTCGCTCCGCGTCCGGCCCGCCGAAACGGTGTGCGTGATCGGACCGAACGGCGCCGGCAAGTCCACCCTGCTCAAGATGGTGTTTGGCTATCTCCGGCCGGCGCGCGGCGACGTGCTCTTTGAGGGCGTCTCGCTCCTCGGGCGCCGTCCGCCGGAGATCCTGCGCCGGGGCATCGCCTACGTGCCGCAGGGCCCGAGTGTCTTGCCACATCTGACCGTCGAAGACAACCTCGAACTCGCCGCGTACGTGCGCTCGGACCGGCAGGTGCGCGGGGACGTGCAGCGCCTGCTCGAGGAGTTTCCGGGGCTGGCCGCGCGCCGGCGCGCCCGCGCCGGAACGCTGAGCGGCGGCGAGCGGCGGATGCTCGAGATCGCCCGGGTACTGCTGGTGAACCCTCGCCTGGTGCTGCTCGACGAGCCGACGATTGGGCTGTCCGTCGCGGCGACCGACTTCGTGTACGCCAAGGTGCGCGAATTCCACCGGCGCGGGGTCGCCGTGCTGATCGTCGAGCAGAACGCCCGCACCGCGCTGCGCAACAGCGACCGGGCGTACGTGCTGGAGCAGGGCCGCGTGCGGTTCGAAGGCAGCGGGGAAGAGATCCTGGGGCATCCGGACGTACGGCGGGCCTACCTTGGAGCACGGGCGTGAGCGAGATCCGCGTCTCCGCCGCCGGCGCGTCGCTGGACGGTGATCTGACGGTTCCCACGGACGCGCGCGGCGTGGTGCTGTTCGCGCACGGCAGCGGCAGCAGCCGTTTCAGTCCGCGCAACCGGCGCGTCGCCGCCGCCCTGCAGGCGCTCGGCATCGGGACGCTGCTGATCGACCTGCTGACGCGCGACGAGGAGGCCGCGGACCGGCGGACGGCGGAGCTGCGGTTCGACATCGGCCTGCTGGCCCGACGCCTCGGCGGTATCGTGGAGTGGCTCGCGGCCCGGCCCGAAGGAAGGCCGGGCACGATCGGGCTCTTCGGGGCGAGCACGGGCGCGGCGGCCGCCGCGATCGCGGCAGCCGGACATCCGAATCTGGTCGGCGCCGTGGTGTCCCGGGGCGGCCGAATCGACCTCGCGGGCGACGGCGTGTTGGAGCGTCTGGGGGCTCCCACGCTGCTGATCGTCGGCGACCGGGATGTGCCGGTGCTGAGGCTGAACGAAGCGGCGCTCGCCCGCATCCGCAGTCTGCGCGCGCTCGCGATCGTGCCGGGCGCCTCGCACCTGTTCGAAGAGCCCGGGGCGCTCGACGAGGTGGTGCGTCTCGCCGGTATGTGGTTCGGGCAGTATCTGAGCCGCAGGAGTTCCGCGCCAGAAGGCCAATCGTAGCGTTCACATTATTGCCCGAGGGGGGATGGAATG
The bacterium DNA segment above includes these coding regions:
- a CDS encoding ABC transporter ATP-binding protein; this translates as MGADNAGLLDVADVHGGYGQQEVLRGLSLRVRPAETVCVIGPNGAGKSTLLKMVFGYLRPARGDVLFEGVSLLGRRPPEILRRGIAYVPQGPSVLPHLTVEDNLELAAYVRSDRQVRGDVQRLLEEFPGLAARRRARAGTLSGGERRMLEIARVLLVNPRLVLLDEPTIGLSVAATDFVYAKVREFHRRGVAVLIVEQNARTALRNSDRAYVLEQGRVRFEGSGEEILGHPDVRRAYLGARA
- a CDS encoding hydrolase, which encodes MSEIRVSAAGASLDGDLTVPTDARGVVLFAHGSGSSRFSPRNRRVAAALQALGIGTLLIDLLTRDEEAADRRTAELRFDIGLLARRLGGIVEWLAARPEGRPGTIGLFGASTGAAAAAIAAAGHPNLVGAVVSRGGRIDLAGDGVLERLGAPTLLIVGDRDVPVLRLNEAALARIRSLRALAIVPGASHLFEEPGALDEVVRLAGMWFGQYLSRRSSAPEGQS